The Actinomyces sp. oral taxon 414 genome has a segment encoding these proteins:
- the cas2 gene encoding CRISPR-associated endonuclease Cas2: MALTVVLAYDIAADSRRTRLAAALEGWGYRIQESVFSLRLEDDELGQVRTCVDEIIDADDDVVHIYPLCAACLARGEVHGTAPDLDDGGLYRGVW, encoded by the coding sequence CTACGACATCGCCGCCGACTCCCGGCGCACCCGGCTCGCCGCCGCCCTGGAGGGCTGGGGGTACCGGATCCAGGAGTCCGTCTTCAGTCTGCGGCTGGAGGACGACGAGCTGGGGCAGGTGCGCACGTGCGTCGACGAGATCATCGACGCCGACGATGACGTCGTCCACATCTATCCGCTGTGCGCCGCCTGCTTGGCGCGCGGCGAGGTTCACGGCACCGCCCCCGACCTCGACGACGGCGGCCTGTACCGCGGGGTGTGGTGA
- a CDS encoding type II toxin-antitoxin system Phd/YefM family antitoxin, producing the protein MTELTVAAARARLADVVDEVRKRHSPVFLTRRGRRVAAVIDSEDLDRLLGAAEDLADIEAARAARAEVSAQGSIPWDRVKADLGLI; encoded by the coding sequence ATGACTGAACTCACCGTCGCGGCCGCCCGCGCGCGTCTCGCCGACGTCGTCGACGAGGTCCGCAAGCGCCACTCCCCCGTGTTCCTCACGCGCCGGGGTCGGCGCGTGGCCGCGGTGATCGACTCGGAAGACCTGGACCGCCTTCTCGGGGCGGCCGAGGACCTGGCGGACATCGAGGCGGCCCGCGCCGCGAGGGCGGAGGTCTCCGCCCAGGGGAGCATCCCCTGGGATCGGGTCAAGGCCGACCTCGGCCTGATATGA
- a CDS encoding adenylosuccinate synthetase, translating to MIDIVVGLGWGDEGKGATVDALVAARGIGNTLRFNGGHQAAHNVIADGVHHTFSTFGSGALAGAASWIGPRCTIDPLAAVNEQRALSRALARTTAGGGGAGAAGADSPSSPDSPGPPPGAGADSPDPSAPRVRVHRDALVTTPLHVVVNRARESARGPERHGSTGTGFGETIAYAHRGFAPLRAGDMDDPALIADHLALYAGRSDLIESVNAAWLARMAEDLRASFARVYDVVTDEELLAMIATSDVVMEGAQGLMLDQDLGTHPHTTWSKTTPAWAVELCGRAGVGHRIRVVGAMRTYATRHGRGPLPHEADLGVVEVHNTTSRWAGEFRTAPWDAEVLRYALDRVRPDVIALSHLDVFDDVLMSAPGETVGLPPVLVAAHGPDRRDRVFDS from the coding sequence GTGATCGATATCGTCGTCGGCCTGGGATGGGGCGACGAGGGCAAGGGCGCGACCGTCGACGCCCTCGTCGCCGCCCGCGGCATCGGCAACACGCTGCGCTTCAACGGCGGGCACCAGGCCGCCCACAACGTCATCGCCGACGGCGTCCACCACACCTTCTCGACCTTCGGGTCGGGCGCCCTGGCCGGGGCCGCCTCCTGGATCGGGCCGCGGTGCACCATCGACCCGCTGGCCGCCGTCAACGAGCAGCGCGCCCTGTCCCGGGCGCTGGCGCGGACGACGGCGGGCGGGGGCGGGGCGGGGGCCGCCGGGGCCGACTCCCCGAGCTCCCCGGATTCCCCGGGCCCGCCGCCGGGCGCCGGGGCCGACTCCCCGGATCCGTCCGCGCCCAGGGTCCGCGTCCACCGCGACGCGCTGGTCACTACGCCGCTGCACGTCGTCGTCAACCGGGCGCGCGAATCGGCCCGCGGGCCGGAGCGCCACGGGTCCACCGGGACCGGCTTCGGCGAGACCATCGCCTACGCCCACCGCGGCTTCGCGCCGCTGCGCGCCGGCGACATGGACGACCCGGCCCTCATCGCCGACCACCTCGCCCTGTACGCCGGGCGCAGCGACCTCATCGAGAGCGTCAACGCCGCCTGGCTGGCCCGCATGGCCGAGGACCTGCGGGCAAGCTTCGCCCGCGTCTACGACGTCGTGACCGACGAGGAGCTGCTCGCCATGATAGCGACCAGCGACGTCGTCATGGAGGGCGCCCAGGGGCTCATGCTCGACCAGGACCTCGGCACCCACCCGCACACCACCTGGTCCAAGACCACGCCGGCCTGGGCCGTCGAGCTGTGCGGGCGCGCCGGCGTCGGCCACCGCATCCGCGTGGTCGGCGCCATGCGCACCTACGCGACCCGCCACGGGCGCGGGCCCCTGCCGCACGAGGCCGACCTCGGCGTCGTCGAGGTCCACAACACCACCAGCCGGTGGGCCGGGGAGTTCCGCACCGCCCCCTGGGACGCCGAGGTGCTGCGCTACGCCCTGGACCGCGTTCGGCCCGACGTCATCGCCCTGTCGCACCTGGACGTGTTCGACGACGTGCTCATGTCCGCGCCGGGCGAGACGGTCGGGCTGCCGCCCGTCCTCGTGGCCGCCCACGGCCCGGACCGCCGCGACCGCGTCTTCGACAGCTGA
- a CDS encoding XRE family transcriptional regulator, with protein sequence MTTSPLIQARTAHHRTTTSDWRTVTNTLVETLGTSLVALIADVAPETVGRWSRGASANPRAVKERRIREAFRIYLELVATDSPHTVRAWFMGANPELGDDSPAEALAADRFKEVFAAARSFQDQ encoded by the coding sequence ATGACGACCTCACCCTTGATCCAGGCCCGTACGGCGCATCACCGCACGACCACATCGGACTGGCGAACAGTGACGAACACGCTGGTCGAGACCCTGGGAACGAGTCTCGTCGCCCTCATCGCCGATGTCGCACCGGAGACGGTCGGCCGCTGGTCCCGCGGCGCATCGGCCAACCCGCGCGCGGTCAAGGAGCGCAGGATAAGAGAGGCCTTCCGCATCTACCTGGAGCTGGTCGCCACTGACTCTCCGCACACCGTGCGCGCCTGGTTCATGGGCGCCAACCCAGAGCTCGGGGACGATTCACCCGCCGAGGCGCTCGCCGCGGACCGGTTCAAAGAGGTCTTCGCCGCCGCTCGCTCCTTCCAGGACCAATGA
- a CDS encoding RES family NAD+ phosphorylase has translation MTELAALRIPTGPLWRVGRAGSEFRSSKISPAIAELPAAGNRFDVLGGGVLYAASTPEGAFTETLQAFRPTTAIRAAVFSESPTFMIAGSVPRDWRERRRLACLTLDAPAPFLDIECPEIWPLIESSAAAELCALGVSHLDVGVIRGANRLVTRLIARWAYLASNPQSGEPIYGGIYYTSKLGHHECWAIFDGTQWRPAGQSRIDKHDRAYQKACSQLDLVAH, from the coding sequence ATGACCGAGCTCGCCGCGCTGCGCATCCCAACCGGGCCGCTATGGCGGGTCGGCCGTGCCGGTTCTGAATTTCGTTCATCCAAGATCTCACCAGCGATCGCAGAACTCCCTGCTGCCGGTAATCGCTTCGATGTTCTCGGCGGTGGAGTTTTGTACGCAGCCAGCACTCCAGAGGGTGCTTTCACTGAGACTCTCCAAGCGTTTCGTCCAACGACCGCTATCAGGGCAGCCGTCTTCTCTGAGTCTCCAACGTTCATGATCGCCGGATCCGTTCCACGCGACTGGCGTGAACGCCGCCGCCTAGCATGTCTGACGCTCGACGCCCCCGCCCCGTTCCTCGACATCGAATGCCCCGAAATATGGCCTCTCATCGAAAGCTCCGCAGCTGCAGAGTTATGCGCGTTAGGCGTGTCTCACCTCGACGTCGGAGTCATCCGTGGTGCAAATCGTCTTGTAACAAGGCTGATCGCCCGATGGGCCTACCTGGCGTCGAATCCTCAATCCGGCGAGCCCATCTACGGCGGAATTTATTACACATCGAAACTTGGTCACCATGAATGCTGGGCAATTTTTGACGGCACTCAGTGGAGACCCGCTGGACAGAGTCGCATTGATAAACACGACCGCGCCTATCAAAAGGCATGCAGCCAACTTGATCTCGTAGCGCATTGA
- the cas6 gene encoding CRISPR system precrRNA processing endoribonuclease RAMP protein Cas6, with product MPATVYVRFDVDAPVTATPRRLHAAWGRVLDLPEGLDPARAAAFPALAHRPPHGLAAPKPYSLGEMVQSDTAFGVELRFLDDRLLDTLDAWLAWGGVLPVGDGGARTSLAVAAEAQILERADWEELAATDAHTAWDIRIVTPTVFTSRGEHIAGVTPANLATSLHSRWRRWSPRTAPWLPERDRLDAVLTTRDSTFRVDVALGMPVRDGRGRLSDRRIPARAGGLRVSGPTGSEATAVFSRLMALARYANVGSHTGFGMGVIDVVPDGAS from the coding sequence GTGCCCGCCACCGTGTACGTGCGCTTCGACGTCGACGCACCGGTCACCGCCACGCCCCGCCGCCTGCATGCCGCCTGGGGCCGCGTCCTGGACCTGCCCGAGGGCCTGGACCCCGCGCGCGCCGCCGCTTTCCCCGCCCTGGCCCACCGGCCGCCGCACGGCCTGGCTGCCCCCAAGCCCTACAGCCTGGGCGAGATGGTGCAGTCGGACACCGCCTTCGGCGTCGAGCTGCGCTTCCTGGACGACCGCCTCCTCGACACCCTCGACGCCTGGCTCGCCTGGGGCGGCGTCCTGCCGGTGGGCGACGGCGGGGCACGCACCTCGCTCGCCGTCGCCGCCGAGGCCCAGATCCTGGAACGGGCCGACTGGGAGGAGCTGGCCGCCACCGACGCGCACACCGCCTGGGACATCCGGATCGTCACCCCCACGGTCTTCACCTCCCGCGGCGAGCACATCGCGGGCGTCACGCCCGCCAACCTGGCGACCAGCCTCCACTCGCGCTGGCGCCGCTGGTCGCCGCGGACCGCCCCGTGGCTGCCCGAGCGCGACCGCCTCGACGCGGTCCTGACCACGCGGGACTCGACCTTCCGCGTCGATGTCGCGCTGGGCATGCCCGTCCGCGACGGCCGCGGGCGCCTGTCCGACCGGCGCATCCCGGCCCGCGCCGGCGGGCTGCGCGTGAGCGGGCCGACCGGCTCGGAGGCGACCGCCGTCTTCTCCCGCCTCATGGCGCTGGCCCGCTACGCCAACGTCGGCTCGCACACCGGCTTCGGGATGGGCGTCATCGACGTCGTGCCCGACGGCGCCAGCTGA
- the hpt gene encoding hypoxanthine phosphoribosyltransferase: MDAQDMTDELAQILITEEEIAARLDEMAAQIDADYEGEELLLIGVLKGAVYVMADLSRRLHHGTQMDWMAVSSYGSGTKSSGVVRILKDLDTDLTGRHVLIVEDIIDSGLTLSWLAGNLSSRGAASVEIATLLRKPEAAKVEVDVKYVGFDIPPEFVVGYGLDYAERYRNIPFIGTLKPEVYGG; the protein is encoded by the coding sequence ATGGACGCCCAGGACATGACCGATGAGCTCGCCCAGATCCTCATCACCGAGGAGGAGATCGCCGCGCGCCTGGACGAGATGGCCGCGCAGATCGACGCCGATTACGAGGGCGAGGAGCTCCTGCTCATCGGCGTCCTCAAGGGTGCCGTCTACGTCATGGCGGACCTGTCCCGGCGCCTCCACCACGGCACCCAGATGGACTGGATGGCCGTGTCCTCCTACGGCTCGGGCACCAAGTCCTCCGGCGTCGTGCGGATCCTCAAGGATCTCGACACCGACCTGACCGGCCGCCACGTCCTCATCGTCGAGGACATCATCGACTCCGGCCTGACCCTGTCCTGGCTCGCGGGCAACCTCTCCAGCCGCGGCGCCGCCAGCGTCGAGATCGCCACGCTCCTGCGCAAGCCCGAGGCCGCCAAGGTCGAGGTGGACGTCAAGTACGTCGGCTTCGACATCCCCCCCGAGTTCGTCGTCGGCTACGGCCTGGACTACGCCGAGCGCTACCGCAACATCCCCTTCATCGGCACCCTCAAGCCGGAGGTCTACGGCGGCTGA
- the dacB gene encoding D-alanyl-D-alanine carboxypeptidase/D-alanyl-D-alanine endopeptidase gives MRKATIAVLTAATLVVGGAYYGLADALDLAPGPLSAAEPSYAVQPFPTPSPVEAPGPQVAGLAADAPTPSAAVLSGYAGTLAGDSLIPGATTGVSIIDVATGTELVDQQASTPLTPASSNKVLTAWASLSALGGNHRMETSAVLSGGTVTLVGGGDVLLAADAGDPSAVVGHAGLGDLARAAAAELTAQGVTSVGVTLDDTLFTGPTWNSGWESGNEAWVAQIQPIMVDVTAHSNTGAYPADPAMEAAQTFSQALSAAGITVTGEVTRAAAPAGATRLASVQSAPLADVLSVSLKASDNTMTEVEGRVLAAATGREASFTGAAQAVREQLQTDGFDVTGLTLIDSCGLARGDKVPARLLAQIMARAAGADGGTVGRDLLAALPVGALDGTLGDRYVGTSAAGTVRAKTGSLEQTVSLTGTIVTADGRLLAYSVIIDGFPEGGMWSARTAMDNDLIVPLSGCGCQG, from the coding sequence GTGCGCAAGGCCACCATCGCCGTCCTGACCGCTGCGACGCTCGTCGTCGGCGGCGCCTACTACGGGCTGGCGGACGCCCTCGACCTGGCCCCCGGACCGCTCAGTGCGGCGGAGCCGAGTTACGCCGTCCAGCCCTTCCCCACCCCGAGCCCCGTCGAGGCGCCGGGCCCGCAGGTCGCCGGCCTGGCCGCCGACGCGCCGACGCCGTCGGCCGCGGTCCTGAGCGGGTACGCCGGGACCCTGGCCGGCGACTCACTCATCCCCGGGGCGACCACCGGCGTATCAATCATCGACGTCGCCACCGGGACCGAGCTCGTCGACCAGCAGGCCTCCACGCCGCTCACCCCGGCCTCCTCCAACAAGGTCCTCACCGCCTGGGCGTCGCTGTCCGCCCTGGGCGGGAATCACCGCATGGAGACCAGCGCCGTCCTGTCCGGGGGCACGGTCACGCTCGTCGGCGGGGGCGATGTGCTCCTGGCCGCCGACGCGGGCGACCCCAGCGCCGTCGTCGGGCACGCCGGGCTCGGCGACCTCGCCCGGGCGGCCGCCGCGGAGCTGACCGCGCAGGGCGTGACCTCGGTCGGCGTGACCCTCGACGACACCCTGTTCACCGGCCCGACGTGGAACTCCGGCTGGGAATCCGGCAATGAGGCGTGGGTCGCCCAGATCCAGCCGATCATGGTCGATGTGACCGCCCATAGCAATACCGGCGCCTACCCCGCCGACCCCGCCATGGAGGCCGCCCAGACCTTCTCCCAGGCGCTGAGCGCCGCGGGCATCACGGTCACCGGCGAGGTGACGCGGGCGGCGGCGCCCGCCGGCGCGACCAGGCTCGCCTCCGTCCAGTCCGCGCCGCTGGCCGACGTCCTGTCCGTGTCCCTCAAGGCCTCCGACAACACCATGACCGAGGTCGAGGGCCGCGTCCTGGCGGCCGCGACCGGCCGCGAGGCCAGTTTCACGGGGGCGGCGCAGGCGGTGCGCGAGCAGCTTCAGACCGACGGCTTCGACGTGACCGGACTGACCCTGATCGACAGCTGCGGCCTGGCGAGGGGGGACAAGGTGCCGGCGCGCCTGCTCGCCCAGATCATGGCGCGGGCGGCAGGGGCCGACGGCGGCACCGTGGGGCGCGACCTGCTGGCCGCCCTGCCGGTCGGGGCCCTGGACGGCACGCTCGGCGACCGCTACGTGGGCACCTCCGCCGCCGGGACGGTCCGGGCCAAGACCGGTTCGCTGGAGCAGACCGTCTCGTTGACCGGCACGATCGTGACCGCCGACGGGCGGCTGCTGGCGTACTCCGTCATCATCGACGGATTCCCGGAGGGCGGCATGTGGTCCGCGCGCACCGCCATGGACAACGACCTCATCGTCCCCCTGTCCGGCTGCGGCTGCCAGGGCTGA
- a CDS encoding inorganic diphosphatase has protein sequence MEFDVTIEIPKGNRNKYEVDHESGRIKLDRMLFTSTRYPDDYGFIDGTLGEDGDPLDALVLLEEPTFPGCLIRCRALGMFRMRDEKGGDDKVLCVPSADQRASWRTDIEDVSEFHRLEIQHFFEVYKDLEPGKSVEGAHWVGREEAEDEIRRSYEREAERVAREGR, from the coding sequence GTGGAGTTCGACGTCACGATTGAGATTCCCAAGGGCAACCGCAACAAGTACGAGGTGGACCACGAGTCGGGCCGGATCAAGCTCGACCGCATGCTGTTCACCTCCACCCGCTACCCCGATGACTACGGCTTCATCGACGGCACCCTGGGCGAGGACGGCGACCCGCTCGACGCGCTCGTGCTCCTGGAGGAGCCCACCTTCCCCGGCTGCCTCATCCGCTGCCGCGCCCTGGGAATGTTCCGCATGCGCGACGAGAAGGGCGGGGACGACAAGGTCCTGTGCGTGCCCAGCGCCGACCAGCGCGCTTCGTGGCGCACGGACATCGAGGACGTCAGTGAGTTCCACCGCCTGGAGATCCAGCACTTCTTCGAGGTCTACAAGGACCTGGAGCCGGGCAAGAGCGTCGAGGGCGCGCACTGGGTGGGCCGCGAGGAGGCGGAGGACGAGATCCGCCGCTCCTACGAGCGCGAGGCCGAGCGCGTCGCCCGCGAGGGGCGCTGA
- a CDS encoding C40 family peptidase, which produces MSRTLTARWRRRITHTSLTVAALTMTASLLVPIATADQVTQDDIDKSKDQEQTTSSSIADLEVQISQLSADRDAAQISAQSANEDYLQALDELDTATTEAKTAEQNAVDAAAATETARSGLGSVVVATYQESGNPLDFLTPFLTSESLADLTDARLVLTRAGESSIVEVQNVEALQAVADTMQEIANDKVVEKKTASAEAEKTKTNAETAAQNAVKAVTEAEDRRVDLISQLARQRNTTVELETQYQDQLEADRRAREEAAAREAIQQQAAAARSSAGSQAADQRPTAQPTTPAEPSTAAQPTPTPESTPESQPTPTAAPAPSPAPEPEPSPEPSPEPEPSPEPAPSPTPQPAPAPEPEPSPTPTPSPTPSPTPTPSPTPTPEPSPTPAPAPEPEPSPTPTPEPEPTPEPTPEAEPPAAEEPEEPPAAEEPEPEPEEPPAAEEPEEPPAAEEPPAAEEPPAAEEPEPSPEPSPEPEHVYGAGADTAINTAYSYLGVPYVWAGESYDGVDCSGLTMLSYYPAGIYLTHSSRVQYGEGLLVPLSDVQPGDLVFWSEDGTQSGIYHVAMYLGDDQMIEAPTFGMTVRVTSMRYYGAMPYAMRP; this is translated from the coding sequence GTGAGCCGGACACTGACAGCGCGGTGGCGCCGCCGTATCACCCACACCTCCCTGACCGTCGCGGCCCTGACGATGACCGCGAGCCTCCTGGTCCCGATCGCCACGGCGGACCAGGTGACCCAGGACGACATCGACAAGTCCAAGGACCAGGAGCAGACGACCTCCAGCTCCATAGCCGACCTCGAGGTCCAGATCTCCCAGCTCAGCGCGGACCGCGACGCCGCCCAGATCTCCGCCCAGTCGGCCAACGAGGACTACCTCCAGGCCCTTGACGAGCTCGACACCGCCACCACCGAGGCGAAGACTGCGGAGCAGAACGCGGTCGACGCCGCCGCCGCGACCGAGACCGCCCGCAGCGGGCTCGGCTCCGTCGTCGTGGCGACCTATCAGGAGTCCGGCAACCCGCTCGACTTCCTCACCCCGTTCCTGACGAGCGAGTCGCTCGCCGATCTCACCGACGCCCGACTCGTCCTGACCCGGGCGGGGGAGAGCTCCATCGTCGAGGTCCAGAACGTTGAGGCCCTGCAGGCCGTCGCCGACACCATGCAGGAGATCGCCAACGACAAGGTCGTCGAGAAGAAGACCGCCTCCGCCGAGGCCGAGAAGACCAAGACCAACGCGGAGACCGCCGCGCAGAACGCGGTGAAGGCGGTCACTGAGGCCGAGGACCGGCGCGTCGACCTCATCTCCCAGCTCGCCCGGCAGCGCAACACCACTGTCGAGCTCGAGACGCAGTACCAGGATCAGCTCGAGGCCGATCGCAGGGCCCGCGAGGAGGCCGCGGCCAGGGAGGCCATCCAGCAGCAGGCGGCTGCCGCCCGGTCCTCGGCCGGTTCGCAGGCGGCCGATCAGCGGCCCACCGCGCAGCCGACGACGCCGGCTGAGCCCTCCACCGCCGCGCAGCCGACGCCGACGCCCGAGTCCACGCCCGAGTCGCAGCCGACGCCGACGGCGGCACCCGCGCCGTCTCCGGCTCCGGAGCCCGAGCCCTCGCCGGAGCCTTCGCCGGAGCCCGAGCCTTCGCCGGAGCCTGCGCCCTCGCCCACGCCGCAGCCTGCGCCTGCGCCGGAGCCCGAGCCGTCTCCGACGCCCACACCCTCGCCGACGCCTTCTCCCACGCCCACGCCGTCTCCGACGCCCACGCCCGAGCCGTCGCCGACGCCTGCGCCGGCCCCGGAGCCCGAGCCCTCACCGACGCCCACGCCGGAACCCGAACCGACCCCGGAGCCGACTCCCGAGGCCGAGCCGCCCGCCGCCGAAGAGCCTGAGGAGCCGCCCGCCGCCGAAGAGCCCGAGCCGGAGCCCGAGGAGCCGCCCGCCGCCGAAGAGCCCGAGGAGCCGCCCGCCGCCGAGGAGCCGCCCGCTGCCGAGGAGCCGCCCGCTGCCGAGGAGCCCGAGCCCTCGCCGGAGCCCTCGCCGGAGCCCGAGCACGTGTACGGGGCGGGGGCCGATACCGCCATCAACACCGCCTACTCCTACCTGGGGGTGCCCTACGTCTGGGCGGGCGAGTCCTACGACGGCGTCGACTGCTCCGGTCTGACGATGCTGTCCTACTACCCCGCGGGCATCTACCTCACCCACTCCTCGCGCGTCCAGTACGGCGAGGGACTGCTGGTGCCGTTGTCGGACGTGCAGCCGGGTGACCTCGTGTTCTGGTCCGAGGACGGGACGCAGTCGGGCATCTACCACGTGGCCATGTACCTGGGCGACGACCAGATGATCGAGGCGCCGACCTTCGGCATGACCGTCCGGGTCACTTCGATGCGCTACTACGGGGCCATGCCCTACGCCATGCGCCCCTGA
- a CDS encoding O-acetylhomoserine aminocarboxypropyltransferase/cysteine synthase family protein, whose product MTQPSAPAPTPAAPDGWRFETKQVQAGHTPDSDTGSRAIPIYQTTSFVFPSAAEAADRFALNSLGPIYTRLDNPTNQIVASRIAALEGGVGAHFVASGSAAEALTLLTLGGQGSSVVASPSLYGGTTNLLTHTLPRLGMTARFVADPADPGAWAALADETTIAFYGESIPNPKGDILDIEPIAAAAHAVGVPLVVDNTIASPYLTRPIEWGADIVVESATKFLGGHGSCVAGVVVDSGNFDYAADPERFPGFNTPTESYNGLVYARDLGVGGTLGANMAFILKAHTEGQRDLGFAASPFNAFLVAQGIETLSLRMERHVDNALAVARWLTERPEVASVRYSGLPDSPYYELHRKYCPRGAGAVLTFELAGGRVAGAAFIDALTLFSNLANIGDVRSLAIHPATTTHSQLDDAALEKAGVTPGTVRLSVGIEHIDDILADLERGLAAVARA is encoded by the coding sequence ATGACCCAGCCCAGCGCACCGGCCCCGACCCCCGCCGCCCCCGACGGGTGGCGCTTCGAGACCAAGCAGGTCCAGGCCGGCCACACCCCCGACTCCGACACCGGCTCGCGCGCGATCCCCATCTACCAGACCACCTCCTTCGTCTTCCCCAGCGCCGCCGAGGCCGCCGACCGCTTCGCGCTCAACTCGCTTGGGCCGATCTACACGCGCCTGGACAACCCCACCAACCAGATCGTCGCCTCCCGCATCGCCGCCCTGGAGGGCGGAGTGGGCGCCCACTTCGTCGCCTCGGGCTCGGCCGCCGAGGCCCTGACCCTCCTCACCCTGGGCGGGCAGGGCTCGAGCGTCGTCGCCTCGCCGTCGCTGTACGGCGGCACCACCAATCTGCTCACCCACACCCTGCCGCGCCTGGGCATGACCGCGCGCTTCGTCGCCGACCCGGCCGACCCTGGCGCCTGGGCGGCCCTGGCCGACGAGACCACCATCGCCTTCTACGGCGAGTCCATCCCCAACCCCAAGGGCGACATCCTCGACATCGAGCCGATCGCGGCGGCCGCCCACGCCGTCGGCGTCCCCCTGGTGGTGGACAACACCATCGCCTCGCCCTACCTGACCCGGCCCATCGAGTGGGGCGCGGACATCGTCGTGGAGTCGGCCACCAAGTTCCTGGGCGGGCACGGGTCCTGCGTGGCCGGGGTGGTCGTGGACTCGGGCAACTTCGACTACGCCGCCGACCCCGAGCGCTTCCCCGGGTTCAATACCCCCACCGAGTCCTACAACGGGCTGGTCTACGCCCGCGACCTGGGGGTCGGCGGGACGCTGGGGGCGAATATGGCCTTCATCCTCAAGGCGCACACCGAGGGCCAGCGCGACCTCGGCTTCGCCGCCAGCCCCTTCAACGCCTTCCTCGTCGCCCAGGGCATCGAGACCCTCTCGCTGCGCATGGAGCGGCACGTGGACAACGCCCTGGCGGTGGCCCGGTGGCTGACCGAACGCCCGGAGGTCGCCTCGGTGCGCTACTCCGGCCTGCCCGACTCCCCCTACTACGAGCTGCACCGCAAGTACTGCCCGCGCGGGGCCGGCGCCGTGCTCACCTTCGAACTGGCGGGCGGCCGGGTGGCCGGGGCCGCCTTCATCGACGCCCTGACCCTGTTCTCCAACCTCGCCAATATCGGCGACGTCCGCTCCCTGGCGATCCACCCGGCCACCACGACCCACTCCCAGCTCGACGACGCCGCCCTGGAGAAGGCCGGGGTCACGCCCGGCACGGTGCGCCTGAGCGTGGGCATCGAGCACATCGACGACATCCTGGCCGATCTCGAGCGGGGCCTGGCGGCGGTGGCCAGGGCCTGA
- the metX gene encoding homoserine O-acetyltransferase MetX, which produces MSVSQPPAPGVGSASAKLVDRHAGSPTGAWRPGDDPGRRRFLEIGDMPLESGEVLPGTVLAFETWGELAPRRDNAVLVLHALTGDSHVTGEAGPGHPTPGWWGTLVGPGRAIDTEHHFVVAANILGGCQGSTGPSSTAPDGRPWGSRFPWLTTRDQVEAETRLADALGIEAFHLVIGASLGGHRAVEWAAGHPGRVRNLALVATGASTTADQLAWCHLQELAIVADPYFFDGDYYSHAVGPVRGLALARALAHTTYRSAAELDARFGRAHQGEEDPAVGGRYQVESYLDHHAGKLLARFDANTYLIVTHSMMVHDVGAGRGGTEAALGAITARTLVVDVDSDRLFLPGQAEQLARCIPGARRETVASLHGHDGFLIEADQMDAILRGFLAGA; this is translated from the coding sequence ATGAGTGTGTCGCAGCCCCCGGCCCCCGGCGTCGGCTCCGCCTCGGCCAAGCTCGTTGACCGCCACGCCGGCTCCCCCACCGGCGCCTGGCGGCCCGGAGACGACCCCGGACGGCGCCGCTTCCTGGAGATCGGCGACATGCCGCTGGAGTCCGGGGAGGTCCTGCCGGGCACCGTCCTGGCCTTCGAGACCTGGGGCGAGCTCGCCCCGCGGCGCGACAACGCCGTCCTGGTCCTGCACGCCCTGACCGGCGACTCCCACGTCACCGGCGAGGCGGGCCCCGGCCACCCCACGCCGGGCTGGTGGGGCACGCTGGTGGGACCCGGGCGCGCCATTGACACCGAGCACCACTTCGTCGTCGCCGCCAATATCCTCGGCGGCTGCCAGGGCTCGACCGGCCCCTCCTCCACCGCCCCCGACGGGCGCCCCTGGGGGTCGCGCTTCCCGTGGCTGACCACCCGCGACCAGGTGGAGGCCGAGACCCGCCTGGCCGACGCCCTGGGCATTGAGGCCTTCCACCTGGTCATCGGCGCCTCCCTGGGCGGGCACCGCGCCGTCGAGTGGGCGGCCGGGCACCCCGGGCGGGTGCGCAATCTGGCGCTCGTGGCCACCGGCGCCTCGACCACCGCCGACCAGCTGGCCTGGTGCCACCTCCAGGAGCTGGCCATTGTGGCCGACCCCTACTTCTTCGACGGCGACTACTACTCCCACGCCGTCGGCCCCGTGCGCGGCCTGGCGCTGGCCCGGGCGCTGGCGCACACGACCTACCGGTCCGCCGCCGAGCTCGACGCCCGTTTCGGGCGGGCCCACCAGGGCGAGGAGGACCCCGCCGTCGGTGGGCGCTACCAGGTCGAGTCCTACCTCGACCACCACGCCGGCAAGCTGCTGGCCCGCTTCGACGCCAACACCTACCTCATCGTCACCCACTCCATGATGGTGCACGACGTCGGCGCCGGACGCGGGGGCACCGAGGCGGCGCTGGGCGCCATCACGGCCCGCACCCTCGTGGTCGACGTCGACTCCGACCGCCTGTTCCTGCCCGGGCAGGCCGAGCAGCTCGCCCGGTGCATCCCCGGCGCCCGCCGCGAAACGGTCGCCTCCCTGCACGGCCACGACGGCTTCCTCATCGAGGCCGACCAGATGGACGCGATCCTGCGCGGCTTCCTCGCCGGGGCCTGA